A region of the Cricetulus griseus strain 17A/GY chromosome 7, alternate assembly CriGri-PICRH-1.0, whole genome shotgun sequence genome:
GGGAAGGAGGGTGTTTGCCATTTTGTGGTTTTCAGCCATCTGTGTAGGAATGCATTGTCTCCATTCCCTGTCTGCCCCTCTACGTTCTTCTCATCCATGAACGTCAGAGCAAAGACTGATGCGCCCTCTGCCTCTCTTTGGGTTAGGCAGTTAGTCACCAAGCCTCTTGTTCAGATCGCCTGAGGGTCGCCTGGTTCTGTTTCCTACCTCACCCCAATTACCCAGCCCTGGTTCTAGCCCCATAACCCTTCTGCTAGGCAGCTTCCAGGGTGAACCATTACGTCTATACTACTGACCCGACATATcttctctgctttagtttcttaTTGTCTAAAGAGTAAAATCCATGTTTTAGTCTGACATTCAAGGCCTCACACAGTCTGTCACTATTCTCGATGATCTGTACCTAACGTCCCAGAAGTTTCCTTACTGTGTTTTGTGGGCACATTGTCCTAACTATGAGGTCCCAGTTACCTCTGTAAGGAATGCCTTTGCTCCCATCCTCTGGTTGCTGACTAGCTTAGATACTTGGAGCATATCCTCCGTGCTCCAAGCTGCCTAAGCCACTCCATCTGGTCACCTATGAAATGTCTATGCCTCTGTGAGGACCCTACTCCATAGTAAGTCTTGCTTTGGGCCACTCTTTCAAGACTGTGTCCATCTTTGTGTCCCTGTGTGTCCTCACACTCTGGCACAATGCTTGGGGTACCAACATTGTGGTAGTCATCCGGacagtggtggtccatgcctttaatcccagcacttgggaggcagaggcacgtggataatctgtgagttcaaggctagcctggtctacagagcaagttctaggacagactctaaagctacacagagaaaccctgtcttgaaaaaccaaaaataaaaataaataaataaataaataaaacagtgttACCTGACTGTTGCCAAGTCCCTTTGGTCTTTGACTAATCAGTCCCCTTAACTAATCCCTCTGATGCTGAAGGTGTTGGATTGCAACGTACCCTCTGGAGATGCAGTGAGAGGACCGGCTGGTAGAGTCTGGCTGTGGCTGTTGATGGACTGACAGGGATGGCTGGGAGATGCAGCCCCAGGCTGGACAGAGCCCTCGTGTCCTGGTGTCCGCTGGGCTGGGGGAGACCGTGGTTCGGGGCACCCATTGATTAGCACAATGGGTATGTCGACCATGGAGTTGGTGACAGATGGGGGGCAGCTACTGGCCTGCTCCTTGGCTACTGGAGGACAGGGGGCTGCTTGGGGATGGCCCATGTTTGGCATGGGGTTGCTGGGAGCCTGGGCATCAGTAGGTCTCACACACTGGGACCCTCGGTCCAggctgtggaggctggaagaggagcTGGCTGGACTTCCCAAGGATCTGGATGATGACTGATGGCTGGAGAGGCTTGAGTGGAGGAGAGACTGACTGCTGCGGAAAGAAGCAGACAGGGGGGGCGTCAGGGAGTTGGGCAGTGACTTGGGGCCAGAGCTATGTTCTGGAATCAAACCATCTGGGGTCCTTGTGTCAAAGAGACACAAGGACCTTAGCTCAAACCCACAGCAAAGAGTACCTCCATCTGAATTCCTATGGTGCAGTGGCGTTCAGAACCTCCCTAGGACTAGGAACTTATGTCATTTTTAACTAGCCAGTGAGATTCACCTCCAGCAATTGGACCAGCCTGGattttctctgctttcccagcCAGGCTGGTCTGACTGAACAGAGGAACAGACATCAGGATCTCCACTACCTGTCATTCTCAAAAGCCCTCCCTGCAGAGAGGCTGCTTTCCTTAGGCTGGATGCATCTGTGATTGGTGCAGGGGGAATGTTCTAGTTGGAGGAGGTTAACACCACTAGGCCagcaagcatggtggcaggatcCTTGGCCAGGGACTGCTGTGGCCAATGCCTTGGGAGTTCTAGTGTGGGACTGAGGTCTTGTGGTTTAATCATCCTGAAGCAGGATGGGCTGTTATGCAATTCTACTGTGAGACCTAAGATCAGTGACCTGGAGCCACTGTAAATAAAGCCTGGAGGTTGCCCTCCTACTAGGTTTTGCCAATGGcacctggtgggggtgggggtagggctTTCATTCGTAGGTATTTTGTTTCAGGCCCCAAGTCTGTGTACACCCCTGAAATTAActtattaatttttgaaattatttctgtgcactgtgtgtataGCACctgtggggggagaggagggcacGGGATCTCACAGGACCAGGGTAACAGATGGTGGTGAGttgctgtgtaggtgctgggaactgaacccaggtcctgtgccagagcaggcagtgctcttaaccattgagctacctctccagctcccatcccTGAATTTTAACAACCCTTCCTCCAGATGGGTCATGTGAGGGCTGGAAAACAGGTGAGTCCCATTAACACAGCTCTCTGTTCTCAAAAGGAAGCCATGAGTTTACGACACTGAAAGATGTTCCAAATAAAGATGTTCCAAATGCTTTTCGAGGACTTGAGATAGAAATGGCTGTGATGGTAGAAAAGACAcgtattcttttttttcttttttcttttcttttttttcctacacagggtttctctgtgtagccgtggctagaattagctctgtagaccaggctggccttgaactcacagagatcctcttgcctctgcctcccccaagttctgggattaaaggagtgtgccaccacagccaagACAACGTGaattcttttactcttttttttttttttttttttttcttccccgagacagggtttctctatgtagctttggagtctatcctggaactcacagagatccacctgtctttgcctcccgagtgctgggattaaaggcgtggaatTCTTTTACTTTTGATGCCCGTGCATTTTGCTCACCTAACAGGTTGCccttcagttgtgtgtgtgtctgtgtccatatGTGTGCTGCCATGCATGCATGATCATGAACACAGAACTTACCTTCCAAACACATAGCTGACATCTGATGTGGGGCTGGCTGACAGCATAGAGACCCTGCTGCCCCTCTGTGGGGCCTTCAGCCCTTTCTCCCAACTGGGAGGAGTTGCCAATGGGGAGCCTGATGCCCTGCTTTCCCGGCAAGAGCTGGAGTTGCTAAGGGAAGATGGCGTGTGGGGAGAGGGACCCCTGCCCTGGTTCCCAGAGAAGATGAGGCTCTCGCTGCTGCTTCGAGTCTCTCGGGGCATGTCTCTGGAGAATAAGAGGCTGCCATTGCGTGGGGAGCCAAATGGTGGAGTGACACATGGGCTAGAGCAGCGTTGGGGACCGTTGAGGCACCTTGATCTGGTGGAGGTCACTTCGATGTACTTTATAtctttgggggagagggagagaaagaaagcattggTAAAAGCCAGGAGCCAGAGAGGATTGATGGGTGGAGTGCTGTTTGGCTGGCAAAGGTGGTAGAAATTGGGGGTGCACAGCTGCCCCCCTTCTAGAGGGTCATGAATCTTTTCCATGGTTTCCCGGGATAGAAATTAGGGTAGGGCCCTGGATGACACCCAGTTTACTAAAAACACCTCATTCTCCCCCTGTTCAAAACTGTGGAGCCCAGCCTGCCCTGAGTATTCATGGTTCCTTTCTCTGAGCCTGTGGTGCCTGAGCTTGGGGGTCCTGGGTGGAAGAGGGCATTACATCAGACACACAGGGCTGGTGGGCTGACTCAGGCTTGCTGCTTCAGGGGATGTAGAAACAGCCTGGCTTTGCAGTCACATGAATGGGTGTGAGTCTTGACGTCATCACTTTCTAGCCAGGAGGCACTGAGTAACTTTCCAGACCtctcctggcctcagtttccttatctgcaaaGCTGTGATCTAGACCCAGCCCTCTAGGGTGGTGCTGAGGAGCAAGCACAGGATGAGTGGAGCCTGGTTTGTGGCACAAGGAGGGAACATTCTCTACCGGCTACTCATGGTGTTTCAAAGGGAGCCCCTCACCAACTGAAATGGGTATCTTGGTTTAAGAGAATGGAGTAACAGAGGTGATTTGGGAAACTACACTGTAGGCTCTGAGAGAGATAGGCTGGCAAGTGTCCTTCCTtcactttaaaaaagcaaaacaaacaaacaaacatccttaggtggtgatggtgcatgcttttaatcccatcactcaggagggtAGAACTCAGTTAGAGccctgggagttcgaggccaccctggtctacaaagtgagttccaggatagccaaggttgttacacagagaaactctgccttgaaaaacaaaacaaaatcttttgaGGTACAATCTAGGCCCAAACTCCTTTtgaagcccaggatagccttgaacttctgattggGATaatcctgtctctacttcctcagtgctgggatcacaggtgggAGCCATCACATCTAGTTTTAACTGCAGGGCtttatgaatgctaggcaagcccttttactgagctacattcctaggcccaacttcttcttttttttttttttagacagagtttctctgtgtaacagccctagctgtcccggaacacgctctgtagaccaggttggtctcaaactcacagagatccacctgcctctctctgcctcccaagtgctgggaataaaggcgtgcgccaccacagcccggctcccaacttgtatttttataaagactttaTACTGTTTATGCTCATAACCACCTCTGACCCTCACACCAGCCTTTGGCAGGCCAGACATTGTTTTTACACAGGGGATAACTGGTGATTGGAGATTAAGTGGGAGTAGAGTTGAGGTTTCTTGCATAACTTTTACCAAAGACAGGCAACATAGTTGCTACCTGTCCTGTTACGGCAGCTCTATTGAAATGCGGTTGATCCTCATGTAACAAATGAGAACTCTAATCTTGGCTAGGCTGAGTTGTCCAACACCATACAACTAAAGGAGTCGGGGGCTCCAATTTCTGCCCCTGAGCTGTGTGAGTGGCCTCTTCTACGGGGAAGAGGAACTCTTTGAGATCCCATTCCAAGGCCTTCCTGGTGTTTGTCTGCTCTGGTGTGGGTCTCTTGACTTGGTAAGGCGCCTAGCCCCCAACTACATGGGTCATAAAAATATCTAAGACTTTGCCTGGGAGCTGAGCTGGGTGGGAGGGGCCTTGCTGTGAGTCaccacgccccccccccactccttgTGCTGAGGTGGATatggctggggaggtggaggctcccaccccatccctgggGTGCAGCGGCTGTTTACAGGCCTGTGGGGCAAGTCCCGGCAGTGTAGGGTGGATGCAGGCGCCAGCCGCAGGCCTGGCCGGTGAAGGGAGGGCatgtgggtggggggaggagagacagtTATTAAACAGCCTGCCCTTGGGACTGGCAAACAGCCTTGCCTGGCAGAAACTGCTGGAAAATGAAATGTGGGGACCTGATCcaaggatggggtgggaggtCGTAGAGAGGATAAGGGAAATGGTGCTTAGGTCTGGGAGCCAGGATCCCTCTGGGATGTCGACTCTGAAGGACAAGTATAAAGAAAGGTGAACAGGAGGCAGGGCAGggggtgctgggggtgggggcctGAGTTTCAGTGGAGCAGCCTGTAGGCTTCCTCTACGCAAACTGCAGttcagggagagagacaggaacaAGGGTTTAAGCATGAGGAATAGCCTAGCCTGCCACTTGGTAGGGGGTGCCTGAAGACCGTGGCTTCCTGCTTCAACCTCAGTTAACATATCTATAAAATGAGATCAGTACGATTTCCTTCATGGACTAAGCACCACAGGGGCTAACCTCCACCAAAAATCCACGCAGCTGTGTCTAGGGAGTCACAAGAGGATGGCCAAGGGAAGAGGCACAGTGAGCCTCTGCTGCTTCCTGAGGACAGAGTCCCTCAGAGGAGGATGGATGGGATGGCACCAGGGTGTGTGGGGGAAGATTGGGTGTAGACTCTACACTGAGGATGTGAAGATGTAAGGGATCTCGCCCAGAATAATCCACAGTGTCCTGGCCCGTGGGTGTCTTCTCACCAGCAACAGTGGTCCACAGAAGGTTTTGGCGAGGCTGAGACAGGCATAGTAGGGCAGCATCTGCCACTCTTGGTGTGGGAAAAGTCCCCTGAGAGGATGTTGACTTAGTCCCGCTGTCTTATGAGGAAGAAGTTCTGAGGTGTGAGAAACAAGTGAGCAGTGGCTGGAGGAGAAGATTGTTTATATCCTACCAAAAGGACTCtagagactgaggtaggaggctCCCTGGTTGCTGGtttgcctggactacagagcaagacttcattaaaaaaaaaaaaaaaagaggaggcgGTGGCGGCATGGCAGAGGTCGGTCAGGACCTTCTGGCCACTGCCAGCCTTTCTGTACTCCTTGTTCCCCAGAGTTTGATGGACCCAGGCTTCTAGTGGCAGGCTGTACCCAGAAAATCTGAGGATAGGGACTACTGCTCTGTCAGCTATCTGCTTTTCACTAGCCCTTCAGTGGAAGAAGGGACTGACTGTTTtctaccccacaccccaccctGTGCATGTGGACTCCTAATACTGATCTTGCCCCAACTGGCCTTGGCCGGGTGGAATCCCTGCCGTGGGGCATGAACATTAAAACCCTGGGCTGGCTCCTGCCAACAGTAATTAGGTCTAAAGCGCTTCCCTACAGTGATGTGCCCATGACTGGCCTTGAGCAGCAGAAGGCTGCGTCGGGAGCAGACTGCTGGGAGCAGACTGCTCCTTTAATAGGCTTGGCAGGAAGAGGGGAAGCGGTGGGAGGCCAGGATCCCCTGGTGGGTGCCCGAGGGCTTGGGTGCTATGCTGGCTTCTATCTCAGAGTTGAAACTGCCCTGGGGCTGGCCTTACAAGCATTCACCCACTCTACCATGGCTCTGAGCACCAAGACTTGTGACAGACAGGCAACAAATCCTTTCTCTTAATCTCCACAATACTCTTGGAGGTaagaactcttttttttgttCAGTTGAGAAACCAAAGATATAGAGGTGATGTCGATATCTATATAAGGTTCCATATTCAAGCCCCTGTTCACTTAGTTTTTCATCTGTACAGTGGAATCAAGTTCTCATTTCAGTGAGGTAGAACAGGATGATCCCATGCAAGTCAGGCATGGCAGTTCACACGTGTAATCctatagcacttgggaggaggaggcaggaggatgaggaattTAAGGTTATCCTGGGCTACTTGGCatgattgaggccagcctgggctacatgagagcctgtaGAAGATACTCAGCACAGGGCCTGGCATGCAGTAAATGCTCAGTAGGTGGATGTTATCCGGGATTCTGTGTGCACCTCTTCATTCCTGCTATGACCCCTGGGGACCTGACCTTTCTATGTGCCCGATGGACGGGTCTGCTGCTCCCTCATCCTCAGAATACACTTGAGATTTTTCAAGTGTGGGGAACCAAATCGGCACCCAGGGCTTTCCAGATTCCCCTGGCTGTGTGTGCTGGTGTCGGCTTGTACCAGCTTGTTACGGAGTCAAAGACTGCAGATTTCAGATGTTGTCTTGCTGGATGCCGAACTCGGCCATTATTAACAACCACATTCTGCAAACTGATAGTGAAATAACTTACATTCAAAACAAAAGCTGACCAGTCGCAGTGTTCAGGGAGTGGGTGGAGTGATAGGGACTAGTTGGGGCCACTCAGAGACTCTTGTCTCCaaaaacttagaaaacaaaaacaacaacaaaaagcaaacacacatggAAGATCAGACATGCAAAACCCCCACAGCCCCATTATTTTACTATTATGTATGCTGTGAGATTTATGGCTATTGTATTGACACagtgaggtcttttttttttttttcttttatgttgagTGCAGCTTGTGTTATTACTGAGTTGCATTCCCAGCTTTCCTCTCAtgttaaaaactattttttttccttcccattttggATACAGGGCCttgctctgtagttcaggctagcttagaactcaagatcctccccagtgctgagcttctaggtgtgtgccactgtgcctctGATATATAGTGCTGTTCTACAAAAGCAGTGAACTACTTCACTTCGGTTGTACCCTCGGTGACGTCCTGTCAGGAGTCAGAATTGGGAGAATTTACAGCATGGAAATGGGCAGATGCTTCAAATCagagcttctgcctcccaaacagGGAGCCAGCATTCCACTTCTCATGttctgcatctctctcttcccactATTTCCAGCTTGGGCCTTTCTCAAGAGATCTTCCCCTAAACAGGGATTAGGTGCAACCTAGAAATCCTACAATCATTtcaggggatcaaacttaggCAATAAAGAGAAACATCGAGAGCTTAAGGAAGGCTCAGGGACTCTGCATTTAGGAAGCCCTTACAACGTGCACATCACTGTGGAAACCACTTACACGGACTAGCACATCTAAGTTCTCATCAAAACCACATTAAACTGAAGTCTACCCATTACCAAACTCAGGGACCAGACAGAGTTGGGTAGTGAGGGAAATCTGTATTTATACCTTTTGTGCAGCGGAGAAATCAGAAAGGTCAGAAGTTTCTTTAGGGCTGCATAGTATTCCCCATAGGACAAGGACCACTGTGCCTCAGATCCCACAGAAGAGCCCTTATCTGTCTCCCAGCTCCCCTCTTGGCTGTCCCCCAAATCCTTACCTAAGGCTTCAGGTTCCTCCTTCCTGCTCCTTGAGATGATACTGCTGGCATGCTCAGCCTGGGGACCAGCAGTCATAGAGGGAAGCAACTGGAAGGTGGGGTCCAGTTCCAGGATCATCTGGTTGAGGGTCTCTAGCGAGAAGTCAATGCAGGAGTCCATGTCTTGTGAGGTCCCTGAGGCCTGCTCCCCAGGGTGCTGCAGGAGGCAGTGAGCTGTGGCCTCTGCTTGCTGGGCCTGCTGGAACCTGTTGGAGGTGCCTTTGCAGGGTGTGGGGGCCATCAAAGGCTGGGTTCCCCAGCTTTCTGTGGTATAGTAAGGACACAGTGCTGGGAGGCCAGGGCTGGGGCTTGGGTGCAGGGCCATCCTGGATTCCTCATGGGTAGTCAAGCTGACCACATGACCTCCAGCCAGCAGGGAGCTGGACATGATGGAGCAGTGAGTCCAGTGGTTTACCTCTGGCTTCTGATCAGCCTCACTTCTACCCCAGGGCTATATCCTGTTCACCAGAGCTCCAAGGACCTGAAAGAGGAGGTTGAGATCTGAGTGATCTCTGTAGGTGAAGCCCCTGCCTGGGTCCTTGGTGAAGGACGTAACAGCTCAAGGCCCCATTGGCTTCCTGGCTCTGACACTCACTAGCTGTGTAAGTCTGGACAAAGGAGTTAATTTTTCCCCTGTCTTAGTTTCCTCATTTGAAAAATGAGCTAACCTTAATCATATGCTTAGGACAATGCCTGTTATATCTAAGCCTGTGCAAGTGATGGTTAAGTGACTTAAAGGGATGATTGCCAATCACTTACTATGTCGTGTGCCTCTTTCTAAATGAATGTTAGCTGTTTATGAGGAACTACTAGGCTCAGAGGCTCTGAGAGTTATACATCAAGTACTTTGAGTTGTAACAACTTGATGAGGTAGGTACCACTATTAACCCATTTTACAATGCAAAGATCAGAGATACAGGGGCCTGGCTCAGGGGTCACATAGGCAACCAATGGTCAGAGCAGAATTAGACCTCAGGCTTCCTGCTATCTGACCTCCTGTACGCAGGCAGGCTAGTTGGTAAAATGCATAAGCAGGCAGGCCAGCAGCTGTGGGACTTGGAGGTGATTCTGCGGCACTGCTGGGAAAGCCAGGGAGGACTTGCATGGGACATGTAAAAGCAGCATGGTGCGTGAGAATGAGGAGGCTACATAGCGTTTAAAGCAGCGTATGGCGTGTGCAAAGGCCCAGTGGCCAGAGAAGGGAGGTCAAAAGTATAGTTCTTTATTTTAACTGGATAGTGATCAAATGACAGTCACCCCCCCCCCGGGAGGGGCTCATCCAGAAAAAGAAATGCCCTAACTTTCTATCTCCTTTATTGTGAAAAGTTCTTCCCCGTTGTCTAACTTTGATGCTACATACTTGTTTCTCATGGATtggtgtgggggaggaggaaaaaggTCCAGGGACAGACTAGTGAGAAAACCGGGTGGGTCTGGGACACAGTGACCTTAGTCCTGACGGCCTTGCTGCCTGCCTCTTGTGTCAGAGCATGAAGCCACAAGATGCTGCACGAGAAAACATTGAACAATTCTGGAGATGACTTAGAAATTGGGGCTTATGGAGTATGGCACCCTTCTGAAGGGTTCCCAGTTACAGAGCACCCATCAGGTACCAGGCACTGGTCAACATGCCATGCACAGCTGCACCTGGTAATTTAGCTTCTTGCAACGGACAGCCTCTGTCCTCAATGCACGTTGCCTCTAAAGATACCCAGACTCACAAAAGGCAAGAAAACACTAGGGATTGGGTGTGGTGCACACACGTGCAATGCCAGAACTAGAGAGGTAGAGGCCCGAGGATcaggagctacacagagagtttgaagccagctggagatctatgagaccctgtctcaatccccaccccccaaccaactaaccaaccaaccaaccaaccaaaaggaACCAACAGAAGGTTCATATCTGGGATTCAGATCTAGGCCTAGAACCTTTGTAATCCTAACTCCTTCAGCCACATGGAGTTCAAATGCAGAGGGGACTGACACAGAGATGGGGCATGATTCCCTGAAGGACAAAAAGCCAGGCCTGTCTGCACCTCCATCCCACCACCCTGTTCCTCACTCCAGGCGCCTATGGCTTTATTATCAGACTTCTTGGCTgggtcctggggtgggggtgcaagCTGCTGTGGGGAAGCCATGTGGGGAAGCGCGTATCTATAAATGGCAGTGGAAAGGAGCTGGCCTGAGCTCC
Encoded here:
- the Tns4 gene encoding tensin-4, which gives rise to MSSSLLAGGHVVSLTTHEESRMALHPSPSPGLPALCPYYTTESWGTQPLMAPTPCKGTSNRFQQAQQAEATAHCLLQHPGEQASGTSQDMDSCIDFSLETLNQMILELDPTFQLLPSMTAGPQAEHASSIISRSRKEEPEALDIKYIEVTSTRSRCLNGPQRCSSPCVTPPFGSPRNGSLLFSRDMPRETRSSSESLIFSGNQGRGPSPHTPSSLSNSSSCRESRASGSPLATPPSWEKGLKAPQRGSRVSMLSASPTSDVSYVFGSSQSLLHSSLSSHQSSSRSLGSPASSSSSLHSLDRGSQCVRPTDAQAPSNPMPNMGHPQAAPCPPVAKEQASSCPPSVTNSMVDIPIVLINGCPEPRSPPAQRTPGHEGSVQPGAASPSHPCQSINSHSQTLPAGPLTASPEGPVKDMQPTMKFVMDTSKYWFKPSITREQAIDLLRKEKPGAFVIRDSSSYRGSFGLALKVQEMPASAPNRPGEDSTDLIRHFLVESSAKGVHLKGADEEPYFGSLSAFVCQHSIMALALPCKLTIPQKDLGGAEPASDSPTHGQTSCLKVSAGCHTLYLSSVSVETLSGALAVQKAISIILERDVLPTPTMVHFKVTDQGITLTDVQRKVFFRRHYPLTTLRFCGMDPEQRKWQKYCKASRIFGFVAKSQTEPQENVCHLFAEHDADQPASQVISLVTAMLQDTDRV